GGTCGGCAGTTTCATCACGCTGACCGCGCGCTTCATGCCGGGCCTGCTGACCGGCTTCGCGCTGCTCCATCCGCGCATTCAGGTGAAGATGGAGGAGGGCGACCAGCAGGAGATCCTCGATGGCCTGCTGTCGGGCCGCGTCGAGATCGCCCTGTCCTATGACTACGCGCTGCCGGATGAAGTGCTGGGCGAGACGCTGGCGATCCTGCCGCCGCATCTCATCGTCAGCCACACCCATCCGCTGGCCGGCCGGGAGACGGTGTCGCTGCGCGAGGTCATCGACGAGCCGTTCATCCTGCTCGACCTGCCCCATTCGCGCGACTATTTCGCCCGGCTGTTCGCATCCTGCGGCCTGCAGCCGCGCATTGCCTTCCGGTCGCGTTCGTTCGAGTTCATCCGCGGCCTGGTCGGGCGCGGTCACGGCTACACGATCCTCAATGTCGTGCCGCGCTCGACATCGTCTTATGACGGCAGCCGGGTGGCCGCCGTGCCGATCGAGGACGACGTGACCGCCGTCGGCATCATGCGCCTGAGATTGCGCCGGCATGCGATGCGCCCGGCGGTGGAGGCGTTCTGGTCCTATCTCGACCGGGCGCTGGCGGCCGAGGGGCTGCCGGCCGCCGCCTCAATAGCCGCGCGTGAGGTCGACGCGGTGCCGGACCGGCTCGCCTGAACGCAGGCGGCGGATGTTCGCCGCGATCTGCGCGGCGGCCGAGGCCGGCAAGGCGACCGAGGCCAGGTGCGGCGTGATCAGCACATTCGGCAACGTCCAGAGCGGATGGTCTGTCGGCAGCGGCTCGCGCTCGAACACGTCGAGCGTCGCGCCGCCGAGCTGGCCCGAGACCAGCGCCTGGATCATCGCGGGCTCGTCGACCACCGCGCCGCGCGACGCGTTGATGAGCTTGGCGCCCGCGGGCAGGAGCGCCAGCCGCCGGGCATCGAGCAGGTGATGGGTTTGCCCGGTCAGCGGCAGCATGACGACCAATATGTCGGTTTCGGCCAGGAAGGCATCCAGCGCGTCGATGCCGGAGGTTGTCCTGACACCGGGCAGGGTCTTCGGCGAGCGCGACCAGCCACTGATATCGAAGCCGAGCCGCGCCAGTTCGGTCGCAGCCACGCCGCCGAGCTCGCCGAGCCCCAGCACGCCGACCCGGGTCAACCGCGCCTCGCGCGGATGGACATAGTGCCATCGCCTGTCGCGCTGGGCCGCCTCGAAGACGTCGATGTCGCGTGCATAGCGCAGGACGGCGAAGAGTATGTAGCTCGCCATCATCTGCGCCATGGCCGGATCCGACAGCCGGGCGATCGGTACGTCCGGCAGGTCGGTGCGGCCGGCCAGGGCGTCCGCACCGACGCCCAGGATGGTGATCAGCCTCAGCTTGGGATAGGCGGCAAAAAAGCCCTCGGGCGGTTTCCAGACCAGCGCATAACGAACGTCGTCGTCGGCGCTGAGCTCGGGCGGCGCGCGCAAGGCGACATCCGGCAGTGCCGCCTCGAGCCCTTCGCGCCAGGGTGCGATCGGATCGACCGCGCTGGAGAAGACGATCGTCTCGCGCGCCATTACCGGATGTCCGCGCGCACGAGCGTGGCCGCGGCGGTGATGGCGAGTTCGTAACCGAGCCCGCCGAGCCCGGCGATCACGCCGGTCGCCGCCTTCGAGACATAGGAATGGTGGCGAAAAGCTTCGCGCTTCCAGATATTGCTCATATGGACCTCGACGACCGGCTTGCCGAAGGCGAGCAGCGCATCGAGGATCGGCACCGACGTATAGGTCAGACCGGCGGCATTGATCACCAGGCCGGCGGCGCCGCCGCGGGCTTCCTGGATCCAGTCGACCAGCACGCCCTCGTGGTTGGATTGGCGGAAGTCGAGCGTGAGGCCGAGACCGCGGGCATGCGCCTCGCAGCGCGCCTGCAGCACCGGAAAACTGTCGCTGCCATAGGTGCCGCCGGGATCGAGCCCGTAGAGGTTGGCATTCGGCCCATTGATGAAGAAGATCGTCTCGCCGCTCACGCCCGCTCCTCAGTCTGGTCGTCGCCATGGTGCCTTCGCGGGTCGCCCTCGACGGCGAGCCAGTCGAGATCAGTGCG
This portion of the Phreatobacter stygius genome encodes:
- a CDS encoding LysR family transcriptional regulator produces the protein MRISLRVLRYVVTTAEAGNVTEAARRLHVSQPSVSAAIAQIEEQFGVQVFVRHHARGMTLTSAGQRLVHDARLLLSHARDFEENTRSLGSALQGEITVGSFITLTARFMPGLLTGFALLHPRIQVKMEEGDQQEILDGLLSGRVEIALSYDYALPDEVLGETLAILPPHLIVSHTHPLAGRETVSLREVIDEPFILLDLPHSRDYFARLFASCGLQPRIAFRSRSFEFIRGLVGRGHGYTILNVVPRSTSSYDGSRVAAVPIEDDVTAVGIMRLRLRRHAMRPAVEAFWSYLDRALAAEGLPAAASIAAREVDAVPDRLA
- a CDS encoding 2-hydroxyacid dehydrogenase, which gives rise to MARETIVFSSAVDPIAPWREGLEAALPDVALRAPPELSADDDVRYALVWKPPEGFFAAYPKLRLITILGVGADALAGRTDLPDVPIARLSDPAMAQMMASYILFAVLRYARDIDVFEAAQRDRRWHYVHPREARLTRVGVLGLGELGGVAATELARLGFDISGWSRSPKTLPGVRTTSGIDALDAFLAETDILVVMLPLTGQTHHLLDARRLALLPAGAKLINASRGAVVDEPAMIQALVSGQLGGATLDVFEREPLPTDHPLWTLPNVLITPHLASVALPASAAAQIAANIRRLRSGEPVRHRVDLTRGY
- a CDS encoding type II 3-dehydroquinate dehydratase, translating into MSGETIFFINGPNANLYGLDPGGTYGSDSFPVLQARCEAHARGLGLTLDFRQSNHEGVLVDWIQEARGGAAGLVINAAGLTYTSVPILDALLAFGKPVVEVHMSNIWKREAFRHHSYVSKAATGVIAGLGGLGYELAITAAATLVRADIR